In Ammoniphilus sp. CFH 90114, a genomic segment contains:
- a CDS encoding small multi-drug export protein, translated as MGTFDGLWGYGLVFLFSAIPFFEAYAVIPLAILAGLSTLPVIILGLAGNILTVLLVILFLDKIKQWRKKRKGDDEDTTSPTKRSIRAKKLWIKYGLPGLAFIGPLLVGSHLTTFMSVTLGGTKQSTANWMVASLVIWCSVFTVLAYLGIDFLNLGERNLFQAN; from the coding sequence ATGGGAACATTTGATGGACTATGGGGGTATGGGCTCGTCTTTCTGTTTTCAGCGATTCCTTTTTTTGAAGCCTACGCGGTGATCCCGCTGGCCATACTTGCAGGACTCTCTACTCTCCCTGTGATCATCCTTGGTCTAGCAGGGAATATCCTTACCGTTTTGTTGGTGATTCTATTCCTAGACAAGATTAAACAGTGGAGAAAAAAACGAAAAGGTGACGATGAAGATACAACTTCACCAACTAAACGTTCGATAAGAGCAAAAAAATTATGGATAAAGTATGGTTTACCGGGATTGGCCTTCATTGGTCCGTTGCTCGTTGGTAGTCACTTAACCACGTTCATGAGCGTAACTCTTGGTGGCACGAAACAATCTACAGCCAACTGGATGGTAGCGAGTCTCGTGATATGGTGTTCGGTATTTACTGTATTGGCTTACCTAGGAATTGACTTCCTAAATTTAGGAGAACGAAACCTATTTCAAGCAAATTAA
- a CDS encoding chromate transporter, whose translation MNSPRLEEKEENQDKSRWKSLLEVLGVSTKLGFTSFGGPIAHLGYFHEEYIRRRKWMDERSYADLVALCQFLPGPASSQVGIGIGVMRAGLLGGIFAWIGFTLPSVIALILFAFLLQGFDIGNAGWIHGLKLVAVAIVAHAVLGMGQKLTPDRNRATMAILAATITLLWQSAVTQVLIIIVAGIIGLILYKDSKIPELPEIRVPIRRSVAVLSLVLFFVLLFGLPLVRSVASYEWLAVFDSFYRAGSLVFGGGHVVLPLLEREVVPTGWLNKEEFLAGYGATQAVPGPLFTFAAYLGAIMGGWFGAMIATIAIFLPAFLLVVGTLPFWDTLRRKPNIQGALVGVNAAVVGILLAALYDPIWTSTILAPVDFALASILFIMLTFWKTPPWVVVIAGAFGGIIIGLL comes from the coding sequence ATGAACAGTCCTAGGTTAGAGGAAAAAGAAGAAAATCAAGATAAGAGTAGATGGAAGTCCTTACTCGAAGTATTGGGAGTGTCGACGAAGTTAGGATTCACTTCGTTTGGAGGTCCGATCGCTCACCTCGGGTATTTTCATGAGGAATATATCCGTCGTAGGAAGTGGATGGATGAACGCAGTTATGCGGACTTGGTTGCCCTTTGTCAATTTCTCCCTGGTCCTGCAAGCAGCCAAGTAGGAATCGGGATTGGGGTTATGCGGGCAGGTCTTTTAGGTGGAATTTTCGCATGGATTGGATTTACTCTTCCTTCCGTGATTGCCCTTATTCTTTTTGCTTTTCTACTCCAAGGGTTTGATATAGGAAACGCTGGTTGGATTCATGGATTAAAGTTAGTGGCGGTGGCTATTGTGGCCCATGCGGTTCTAGGAATGGGACAGAAGCTTACTCCTGATAGGAATAGAGCCACCATGGCCATCCTGGCTGCGACGATCACGCTCCTTTGGCAGTCGGCGGTGACTCAGGTACTCATCATTATTGTGGCCGGCATCATCGGATTAATCTTATACAAGGATAGCAAGATCCCGGAGTTGCCCGAGATACGTGTTCCGATCCGTCGATCTGTCGCTGTCCTCAGTCTTGTTCTGTTTTTCGTATTATTATTCGGACTACCATTAGTTCGTAGTGTGGCTTCTTATGAATGGTTAGCTGTCTTCGACAGTTTTTACCGGGCAGGGTCGCTGGTGTTTGGTGGAGGGCATGTGGTGTTGCCGCTTTTGGAAAGGGAGGTTGTTCCCACTGGGTGGTTAAATAAGGAAGAGTTCCTCGCCGGTTATGGTGCGACTCAGGCCGTTCCCGGTCCTCTGTTCACCTTTGCTGCCTACTTAGGAGCGATCATGGGTGGCTGGTTTGGTGCCATGATTGCAACGATCGCGATATTCTTGCCAGCTTTCTTGCTCGTCGTTGGAACGTTGCCATTCTGGGATACGCTACGCAGAAAGCCGAATATTCAAGGCGCTTTGGTTGGAGTCAATGCGGCCGTTGTCGGAATCTTATTAGCTGCTCTCTACGATCCGATCTGGACCAGCACCATTTTGGCCCCTGTTGATTTTGCTTTAGCGTCTATTTTGTTTATTATGCTTACGTTTTGGAAGACACCGCCTTGGGTTGTCGTTATTGCAGGAGCCTTTGGTGGGATTATTATTGGTTTATTATAG
- a CDS encoding PadR family transcriptional regulator translates to MEDKVLRKLFLGFIQIHILHHAKEEPIFGLWMLEELREHGYEISAGTLYPILHQMENSELLSKEERNVEGKIRKYYRTTAKGNMVLVEARKKAYELFKEIKE, encoded by the coding sequence ATGGAAGATAAAGTACTTAGGAAGCTATTTCTTGGATTTATTCAAATTCATATTCTACATCATGCTAAGGAAGAGCCTATTTTTGGCTTGTGGATGTTAGAGGAGCTAAGAGAGCATGGTTATGAAATTAGTGCGGGGACGTTATACCCTATCCTTCACCAGATGGAGAACAGTGAATTGTTGTCCAAAGAAGAGCGAAATGTAGAAGGCAAGATTAGAAAATATTATCGTACGACGGCCAAGGGGAATATGGTGCTCGTTGAAGCTAGGAAAAAGGCCTATGAATTATTTAAAGAGATAAAAGAGTAA